The DNA region GCTGCCGCAGGGGAGGTCTGAGGAGTCATGGTTGTTTCCGCCACAGCAGCGACCATCACCACTGCTGCCTCAGCCCCCACAGCAGCACCAGGCGTTGGTCCAGCCGCagccccagcagcagcagcaacaggccccaccaccgccaccgcccagcggcagcagcaggccccaccgccaccaccgcaacagcagcagcagcaggccctgCCACCGCCACCGGAGACGCCGACGGTGGAGCTGCCCTGCCGGTCACCCGGGACGCTAGCCTCAGGGAGTCAATCCCCATTCTTCCAGACCGGATGGGAGGTGCGGAGCTCCACGTGAATGGTTAATTCCCCTTTCCTCTTTTTGTTTTTTAAATCCTCATATTGATGATGCTTGCTAGGACTACTCGCCTTGCCTCTTCTTCTGCTTCCACCGGCGACTCCTCAGCCGgcaggtccggcccccagcagGCTTCTTCCACAACCACTGCTGGGGGGTCGGCAACTTCACCGACAGCACCTCCAGCCCTGCCCGCGGTCATGGAGGTTCGGGCCGGAGCTCCAATGGCTGAGACTGCACCTCGAATGTAGGCGACCCCTCCAGCCACGGCGGGCAGAGAGGCTGCTTCGGTGGTTTCAGCAGGAGCCACAGCGGGGGCGCCCCCTGTAGAGCCAGCTATGGAGGAGGTCGCGGTGGAGATGCCACTAGAGGCACCAACTGCCGGGGCAGCCGTAGCAGAGGAACCCCCGACAGCGACCGCGGCAGAGGCACCCCCAGCAACTGGTGTGGCAGAGGTGCCCCCAGCGGTGGTCGTAGCAGAGGCCGCAGAAGCAGGTGGTCGGAGACTCGATGCGGGTGCGCCCAGCTCCGGCCCCCAGTCCGTGCAGGGGGATGAGTCGGAGGTGGTGCATGGGAGGCACCTCCTCCCGAGCCCGGTGGAGGTCCCTCTTCCCTACCTCCTGGTCAAGGCCCAGCAggtgatggaggaggccgaagcggGCTTCCGgtgggagtgggagaagctcgAGGTGGAGCGTCTTCGGCTCTCTAACTGGGAGCGCCAGCTGGGGAACCGCATCCAAGTGGTGTCCTCCCACGCCACTGAGGAACGGGCCAAGTTCGAATAGGAGCACAAGGCCCTCCATGAGAAGATGGGTAGGACTATAACTGGGATGTCTCGGTCGTCTCCCGGGAGAGGGCGGTGGCCCGGAAGGAGAAAGAGGTGGAGCTGAAGGAGCGGACGGCTCGTCACACCATCGACACTGCCAAGGCCATGGCAAAGACGATTGGCGATGAGCAGGCCGCCCTCAACTATCGAGAGCAGAACCTATCCCTCCGGGAGGTGGTcatcaaggaggaggaggcccgcCTCTCCGCCCTCCGGTCAGACTTGGAGGCCCGGACCCGAGCCCTCGAGGGCCAACGCCTATGCCAGGAAGAGGAGAGCCGATCCCTCTCCCAACGGCTCTAGGTCCTCAAGCACCGCGAGGCCGAGGTAGAGGGGCTCCTGGCTGAGCAGCACACCGGGGTCCAGCGGATTGCCAACTAGGTCGGTGATGCAAGTATTGCCCTAGAAACCTTTGGCTAAGTCCCATCCAGTTCGCAGAGGCCCCTTCTTCCATCAGCTCCGTTCTTCCAGCGCTGGAATTCGCTCCCGAGCGTCTGCAACGCTGGAGTCCACCCTAGTTGCTCGATTCGAGTCCGAAGGGCGGGAGCTTGCTCGGATAGTGGTAGACCATGTCTTGACatgcttccggagccatgatccCGCCATCTCCTTAACTCCAGTCCTTGAGGGCCCAGTGCCAGAAGCAGAGGCCGCTGCCCGGGAGGGAATACAAGAGGTAGTGGAGATCATGGCCTCCCGCTTTGAGAACAACGTGGAGCCGGACCTATAAAGGGAGAGGGCCCCTCCAGACTACTGAAGGAGCAGGAGTAGTTTTTGTTGTTTTTCTACACATTATAAGATCCAGACAAGTTATTCTACATACGATATGTAATATAAAAACCCGGACTGAGGGGCAACATATAACTTAGCTATTTTTCCATTTGCTTGTTCTCCCTACTATCGTGTGCTCTCTGGCCGCGAGGTCCCTTGGCCACCTGGGAGGTAGTTGCAAGGGGTTGAGGCTAGCTACCACAAAATCGAGGTttagtcctgcacatgacttaggattgGCGCTTAGCAACATTCCCACAGGGTCCCGGATCTCGCTGGCAAGAGTCCTTTGAGATGTAAAACTAGGCTTAGTGAATCAGAGCACCAGGACCCAGCCTTTAGGATTGAAGGGATCCGGACTTCCGGATCTGCAGTTCTGGGTACTACGGTACTTATCCTAGGGAGGTAGAGCAtgcaggcttagggtacggaaccaggctaagtggCTACACAACtccagccccccccccccgaggaCAAGTACGCTTCCCCGGAGCCGGTCCTCAGAAGACTGGACCCCTCCTTCCTGTGAAGGAGGGGTCTTGGGTGGAGACACAACCTAGCAACTCAATTCGGGCCTCAAGCACGGCACAGGAATAAGGGACCACATGGGGGTTAGGGTAAGCGGGaggcaagaaaaagaatagaATTGCATCAACCTCAAAGACAgactgagaataaatttttccttgaTAAGTTGGTACAGATAGGATGTGCGATGAACGCTaggggccgggtttatgagggcggacctccactgCTCTGGTCCGCACGGAGGTGCTACCATATTATAAAGGAAAAAATTATTCTCGGCTAAGcccctaaggataaaacttacagaggtgctcaatgttccgtGGGATGGGTAGTTGCACGCCCTCCTCCGTAGCTAAGCGAACAGaaccgggtcggcacacctttaacaccttgaaggggccctcccagctgggggagagcttgtggagcccCTCTCGGTTTAGGATTCACCGCAGGACCAGGTCCCCGACCCgaagctccctactatgcatgAACAGTTAATGGtaacgccggagcgcttggcTATACCGTGCATTTTGGaccgctgctcgccatcttcgctcgtcgATGAGGTCTACATCTTGACAGCGCTCCTGCTCCTGCAATTCTTCATCAAAAGCTTGGACTCATAGCGAGCCCAtagtgatctccgggggaaggcatgcttcggccccgtagaccaggaagaaaggggtctccccgGTTGCTAGgttgggtgtggtccggttcccccatagtaCACTCGGAAGCTGGtcgacccattttgcaccaTGCTTTTCGAGATCGTTGTAGGTGCGAATCTTGAGCCCCTTGagtatctcagcattagcctACTCTACTTGGCTATTACTTCTAGGGTGTGCCACAGAAGCGAAGCAGAGCTGGATGCCGATGTCCTCGCAGTATTCTTGAAAGTGCCGGCtcttgaactgggtcccattgtcggtgatgattTGGTTCGGGActccgaaccggcacacaattgacttgaggaatgCGATAGCAGATgctttggtgatgttgaccacagggGTAGCTTCtagccacttggtgaacttgtcgatggcaacATACAGGTACCGGTACCAGCCGACAGCCctggggaaaggtcccaagatatccaacccccatacagcgaaaggccaagagggtggaatcatttgcagagcctgagctggagtgtgtatctgctttgcatggaactggcatgctttgcaggactttaccagctcagctgcatcctggagcgctgtcggccagtaaaagccatgccggaaggccttaccAACTAatgtgcgggatgaagaatgacttctgcgctcgcctccatggatttctgcgagcaagtcgcagccctcttcctgggtgatgcaccgcatgaggatgccattggcaccacggcggtagagatccccttctaccaccacTATCGCTTAGCCAATCGCACTATGCGCTCAACGGATAcatggtcttcaggaaggatgtTGTCTTTTAGTTAGCCCCGGAActcggagatccatgcatcgggatcCCCTAAGAGTTTGGATGGGGCTCctcgaggtcttcgggaccctcgaagGTGCACACAATCCTTGGCGGAccccacggatggagcaccgcTGGGACcactagcttcgaggtgctagactAACCCCCTTCGCCCCGTCGGCAGGCCGGGCGGATGGCTTCAGCAGCCGTCTTTGAAAGACTCCCTCCAGCACAGATGCCTGAGTTGATGCCCTCATGGAGAGTGCATCTGCCACCGAGTTGTCTTCACGTGGAATGTGTTGCAGTTCCAGTATGTTGAaatccttctccagcttcctcacatggatgaggtatGCTGTGAGCTGGGGTTTGTTGCAACTGCACTCCCCTcggacctgcttgatgacgagcTAGGAGTCTCCCTTGACCAGGAGCTGCCGGACCCCAGGGATAGAGCCACAGCCAGTCCGAAGATCAGGGCCTCGtattccgccatgttgttggtggcctcaaagtcgaggagcaccatgtaTTTCACTTGTTCGCCatttgggtcgatgaggaccacaccATCTCTAGCCTTTTTGTTGCATGTGGACCCATCGAAGAAGAGTGTCCAATGGGGTCTGGTGAACACCAGAGCCCTGGCTTCTGGAAGTGGGGGGCCCGAACCATGGTCCGGATCCCCAGGAACGCTTGGTGTCGGAGTCCACTCTGCTATGAAGTCGGCAAGGACTTgactcttgatggcgtggcAGGGCTGGAAGTTGAGTTGAAATCCAGCAagctctgcagcccacttggcaatgttgcccgtggcgttggagttgcggagcatggccctcaatggataagaggtcaccaccacaattttgcgggcctggaaataatggcggagcttctgggatgcaatgagtatagcataaaggagcttatgcatctcggaatacctggcctttgcttcaTATAGGACCTCACTGACACAGTGGATTGGCTTTTGGACAGTCTTGACTTTAGCAGCAGGACTCGGCTCTTCTCCCTGAGCTGGGGATTCTTCGGACCCCAGGACTTCCGGCTTTTTACCGATTCGGGACCTGGCCGAACCCCCCGAGGTAGGGTCGGTTGTTACATTGGTGATGGTCGGACCTCCACTTTCTACGGGGGGGCCTTGGGAGCCCCCTGCATGAGTTGCTCAGACCTCTCtatgaccagcaccatgctgatcacctcAGTCGTCACTGCAAGGTACACAAACAGCGTCTCCCTGGCTCCGGAGCTACCAGTACTAGCAGGGAGGTGAGATACCGCTTCATTTCTTGGAAGGCTTGCTCTGCCTcctcagtccatgtgaatggaccggaccccctcatcaacttgacgAAGGGAAGAGctctctccgccagcctcgagatgaagcggctgGAGGAGGAACTGCTGACCCTACGTGAGTGTGAACCTATCCttctaacgtgcgcgctctcccttttatattCTCAAGGGGAGCccatacactgagcggggccccgacaggtggacccggtgatatattaaataacgtacacattggagccttaaatgcctcagATCCGGAGATCTTCCTCGTCGGCCTTCGTGCGTATCCTCCATCTAGATATGGTCTTGTGCCATCTTGCTAGCATAGGGTCTGCTGCCGCTGACATGCGTAGGGGGAATCGTGCTGTCAGTGTAGAGTCAGCTCCCACtgataggcgaaggggctatactgGCCCGCCGAGATGTAGCCTTTATGCACTATAGCAATGCACATTATAGCCTTCCTgtagcaggtcataataactctTCGCCCACGCGCGCGGTGCTGTGATGTGACCATACGTCCTAATGTCCTGCAAACCGCCTCGGTAACTCGCGCGCCACCTCAGTAACTAGCGGGCTTACCATGCTATCACCCAGAGCTGCCCAATTtgtcagtgggcagcccatgctCTATCTTGGGTGCGCACACCCCAACCACCCGGACTTagtgcggtagttgggctggcttctcgcagaaggcTGGTATCCATCGGACACGTGGtggtgctggtttagcggccgctttctcaggggcacgtggcagcaccggaccccctccctggTAGGGTGGGAGGTTCGGGCCCCCCTAGCTGGCCCAGGCGCtcaggccccctgggggtccggcttccacacgtgggggcccaagaccattccgcggtggtccgggcccGTGGTAGCTGTTCCTGAGCACTTCGTCCTTGCGGGCACATGGAGGCACCGGACCTGCTAGTACGTGGGAGGATGTCCGAAGACTGTGCCCCcagttgtcaggcccgggccttacgccctgtcgcccagaagcttagtgcgaggttacggataacctcgcacccctcggctacccctgtctgtatgtaccgatagtatatacttacatttagttaatgcttgcttaataaaacttgatcaactaaaatggcttatcgcagtcaaaccatgtcagctttttcttgattttggccttgcatgtcatataatttactccacttgctgagcaccaaccataagtgtactcatgcttgctttattaaaaccaatgatactcagaacaagataattgtccggagttcctcgaagattttgaagaatactaggcgtatgtctcccagtcatttgcctgtgaagttgaagtctgctgctagttataaacatttatttattcgcttaaggttaagactgtcggtcacgTAATAAAGTagtattatactctatttcgttattgtattgtttcgggtatacacttgtgacgtctatcatatatgtggaacttgatcctggcgcacatatgagatgcattcggttaccttttcaaaaccgggtgtgacaaaacTCTGCCACTGGTTGCATATGCATGTCTTGATCCTCCTTGACTTGGGTCCGAAGGATCATAGCAAACTTTCTTTCTCAACTCACTGTGCTTGGCCATTCTATTGCTGTTCCTGGGTTCAACAGATGGTACACATAAATGAGAGACCACAGGAAATGATTTGATTGAAAGAAGAATTGATAGAATTAAAATTTTGGAGCTGTTAGAGCATCTCGCGCTAGACCAGTCTAGGTGACCGGTCAGACCGGTCCCTTACTAATCAGCCCTAACAGCCCTAAAATCTCAATCCTAGCGGCTAGACTTTTGACAAGTAGAATAGATGGTGATACAGAGCAATTCTAGGataaaatgttttgaaaatACTGAATGAGTGCATGAGCTAGGGCTTCACTAGGCAGACCGGTTGGCCAGACCATTCAGACCGGTCCATTCAGTGAAGACCTAGATCATGAATCCGTCCAATATATCCAACAAAATGGAACGATCTCCTAGGGATAGGATCTATGACATGCCAGAAGATGATTCATCAAAGAAAATTTGATTCCACAGCTCGAGTGAGTAGATCGATGAGAAACAAGATTTAGGGTACCTTAATACGAGATTTTGAAGATGAAAACAAAGGACCGGCTTGGGGATACGGTCAGGCCAGTGAAGAGCTTCAAATCCCCCAAAAGAATTGCCTTTTCCTTGGTTGAATCCTCAAATCGCCAATGGGGGAGGATGAGTGCAGGTAAGGGAGAGGCACGGTGAAAGGGGGCTGAAAGGAGTGTCAGTGGAAGGATGAAGAGGTAAGTTTGCACTATTTTACTCATGAGAGGGGTAAAAGGTAACTCCCTGGACAGACCGGTTGGGTTAACCGATCTGACCGGTCACCCCTAGGAAGCTAGGTTGAGGTTTTTTTGGGCTTAGATTGAATCTCCAAAATATGTTTCACTTGGAATAGCATGAGATAGCAACAAGATGTGGTTGCTTGAGGGATATAGATCAAAAATCCAATAATTCAAGCTATTCTTGATACTTCCAAGAGGAGAGGAAAGATAGATTTGGATTTATGGACTTGAGTTAATCTCACCATTTGTGACTTTCCAACAATCAATCAAGGATAACTAAACTCACAAGTGGATCAATTGGGTCATGAAGACCAAAAACCAAATACTACCTTAAGCGCTCACACTTCCTATCATGCTAGTGGAATTTACAAGAAACTATCCTATGTCACTCAAGACAAGAAAGATGAGCACACTAGCATGAAAATatggcctagatgcacaaaagTAAAGCATGAGTTCAAAGAAACATTCCTTTGCCATTAGCCATAAGCATAGTGCAATATTAGAAAAATATATCCATCACACTTGCTCTTATTTAATTTTCATTTATGCACAAGACGAGAGCAAACGAGTTACATTGCACAAGCTTCTAGTTTCACTTTTAGTGATCCTTTTGAAGTGGGAAGTATTAGGACCATTAAAGATGACACCTCACAATATAGGCTAAATTCCCTTCTATTAGTGCATATGTGATTATATGTGGAAGGAAAGTTCATATGCACTAGTTTGGTCATTTAAGTCCAATCCAAGGAATTTAAACTATATTATAGAGAGTAGTTATGCAAGAGTTAGTAACATAATCAAAGAATAGACATGAGCATGTTACCACTTTTCATTTGGTCATGGCTTAGCATATTTCAAGATGAGAGTTTCCAAGTCTCTTGCATGAGACTACAAGTTCACTTAGAAGAAATGTTAGTCCCAAGATGGCACAAGTTTGAGaatgagctccccctaaattAGTTCTTAAGAATTTTGAATATCTTATGTACAAAGCACTTGATCCACTTAAGGACATGAAAGGGCTTATTCACAAACTTTGGCCAAAGCACGTAAATAATGTTCAATATTGAAATTGTGTTTAGAATGCTTACTGT from Panicum hallii strain FIL2 chromosome 9, PHallii_v3.1, whole genome shotgun sequence includes:
- the LOC112872931 gene encoding uncharacterized protein K02A2.6-like; this encodes MVLLDFEATNNMAEYEALIFGLAVALSLGSGSSWSRETPSSSSSRAVGWYRYLYVAIDKFTKWLEATPVVNITKASAIAFLKSIVCRFGVPNQIITDNGTQFKSRHFQEYCEDIGIQLCFASVAHPRSNSQVE